From Tripterygium wilfordii isolate XIE 37 chromosome 13, ASM1340144v1, whole genome shotgun sequence, the proteins below share one genomic window:
- the LOC120011833 gene encoding tubulin alpha chain-like → MRECISIHIGQAGIQIGNACWELYCLEHGIQPDGQMPSDKTVGGGDDAFNTFFSETGAGKHVPRAVFVDLEPTVIDEVRTGTYRQLFHPEQLISGKEDAANNFARGHYTIGKEIVDLCLDRIRKLADNCTGLQGFLVFNAVGGGTGSGLGSLLLERLSVDYGKKSKLGFTVYPSPQVSTSVVEPYNSVLSTHSLLEHTDVAVLLDNEAIYDICRRSLDIERPTYTNLNRLVSQVISSLTASLRFDGALNVDMTEFQTNLVPYPRIHFMLSSYAPVISAEKAYHEQLSVAEITNSAFEPSSMMAKCDPRHGKYMACCLMYRGDVVPKDVNAAVATIKTKRTIQFVDWCPTGFKCGINYQPPTVVPGGDLAKVQRAVCMISNSTSVAEVFSRIDHKFDLMYAKRAFVHWYVGEGMEEGEFSEAREDLAALEKDYEEVGAEGAEGEDDEGEEY, encoded by the exons ATGAGGGAGTGCATTTCGATCCACATCGGCCAAGCAGGTATCCAGATCGGCAATGCCTGCTGGGAGCTGTATTGCCTTGAGCACGGTATTCAG CCTGATGGCCAGATGCCAAGTGATAAGACTGTTGGGGGAGGTGATGATGCCTTCAACACCTTCTTCAGTGAGACTGGTGCTGGAAAGCATGTTCCTCGTGCTGTTTTTGTAGATCTAGAGCCCACTGTCATTGATGAAGTAAGAACTGGTACATACCGTCAACTCTTCCACCCTGAACAGCTTATCAGTGGCAAGGAAGATGCAGCCAACAACTTTGCACGTGGCCATTATACCA TTGGTAAAGAGATTGTCGACCTTTGCTTGGATCGCATCCGGAAGCTTGCAGACAACTGCACTGGTCTACAAGGATTTTTGGTGTTCAATGCTGTTGGTGGGGGTACTGGTTCTGGTCTTGGATCTCTTCTTCTGGAACGTTTGTCAGTGGACTATGGCAAGAAATCTAAGCTAGGGTTCACTGTCTACCCTTCCCCACAAGTTTCAACTTCAGTTGTTGAGCCTTATAACAGTGTGCTGTCCACCCACTCTCTTCTGGAACACACTGATGTTGCTGTGTTACTAGACAATGAGGCAATATATGATATCTGCAGACGCTCTCTTGACATTGAGCGTCCAACATACACCAACCTGAATCGCCTGGTTTCTCAG GTGATTTCATCCTTGACTGCTTCCCTGAGGTTTGATGGTGCCCTTAATGTTGACATGACTGAATTCCAGACTAACCTGGTTCCATACCCTAGGATTCACTTCATGCTTTCATCCTATGCTCCTGTCATTTCCGCTGAGAAGGCATACCATGAGCAGCTTTCAGTTGCAGAGATCACAAACAGTGCCTTTGAGCCTTCATCTATGATGGCCAAGTGTGATCCTCGCCATGGAAAGTACATGGCTTGCTGCCTGATGTACAGAGGTGATGTCGTGCCTAAAGATGTCAATGCTGCTGTGGCTACCATCAAGACCAAACGCACCATCCAATTTGTTGACTGGTGCCCAACTGGATTCAAGTGCGGCATCAACTACCAGCCACCAACAGTTGTTCCTGGTGGTGATCTTGCCAAGGTTCAGAGGGCTGTATGCATGATCTCCAACTCCACCAGTGTAGCTGAGGTCTTCTCCAGGATTGACCATAAGTTTGATCTCATGTATGCAAAGAGGGCTTTTGTGCACTGGTATGTTGGGGAGGGTATGGAGGAAGGTGAATTCTCTGAAGCCCGTGAAGATCTTGCTGCTCTTGAGAAGGATTATGAGGAGGTTGGAGCTGAAGGAGCTGAGGGTGAAGATGATGAGGGAGAGGAGTACTGA
- the LOC120012592 gene encoding uncharacterized protein LOC120012592, producing the protein MASITTTTTTTKITLNDVARPLKNRLVCFSFAAYAKSLIDHLQFINIPVLPGLTDQEFSTVESSFNLSFPPDLRSILREGLPVGHHFPNWRSSSEQQLRILIDLPRLNLLRNISTNSFWVDFWGDKPESIDQAVKKAKLFIDKAPLLVPVYRNCYIPSTPNVAGNPVFYVDDREVRVISYDVTRFFQEIEFLKMGIFRSVALADRLKTDAPAWAATASKRIDFWTEVAERGRKVVAREETDCWWGGGDLGRCLEEVFWRLRDGGWGEEEVREMMMMMMMDGSDDGERRAVNVESVEWQVRILAIVLLRGGWSMEDVVYSLDLDEEQYPNSCFLENSDQSVDAISVP; encoded by the coding sequence ATGGCTTCCATTACAACAACGACAACGACAACAAAAATTACGCTAAACGACGTCGCAAGACCTCTGAAGAACAGACTCGTATGCTTCTCTTTTGCAGCCTACGCGAAATCCCTCATCGACCACCTTCAGTTCATCAACATACCCGTCCTTCCGGGTCTCACTGATCAAGAATTCTCTACGGTGGAATCGTCTTTTAACCTCTCTTTCCCTCCTGACCTCCGTTCCATTCTCCGCGAAGGCCTCCCAGTCGGCCATCACTTCCCTAATTGGCGCTCCTCTTCCGAACAACAACTTCGCATCCTCATAGACCTTCCGCGATTAAACCTTCTGAGGAACATTTCGACAAACAGCTTCTGGGTGGACTTTTGGGGGGACAAACCTGAAAGCATTGACCAAGCTGTAAAGAAGGCCAAGCTGTTTATTGATAAAGCGCCGCTTCTTGTTCCCGTATATAGGAATTGTTACATTCCTTCTACGCCGAACGTCGCCGGGAATCCGGTGTTTTATGTCGATGACCGGGAAGTGCGTGTTATAAGCTATGATGTGACAAGGTTTTTCCAGGAAATTGAGTTTCTTAAAATGGGTATATTCCGGTCGGTTGCGTTGGCCGATAGGTTAAAAACTGATGCTCCGGCTTGGGCGGCAACTGCGTCGAAAAGGATTGACTTCTGGACTGAGGTAGCTGAGCGAGGACGTAAAGTGGTGGCGCGTGAGGAGACGGACTGCTGGTGGGGTGGAGGTGATTTAGGGAGGTGTTTGGAGGAGGTTTTTTGGAGGTTGAGAGATGGAGGGTGGGGAGAAGAAGAGGTTcgggagatgatgatgatgatgatgatggacgGGTCTGATGACGGCGAGAGACGTGCAGTGAATGTTGAGAGTGTGGAGTGGCAGGTGAGAATTCTTGCAATTGTGTTATTGCGTGGTGGGTGGAGTATGGAAGACGTGGTGTACTCGCTTGATCTTGACGAAGAGCAGTATCCAAATAGCTGTTTCCTGGAGAATAGTGATCAATCAGTTGACGCAATTTCAGTCCCTTGA